A stretch of Triticum aestivum cultivar Chinese Spring chromosome 1D, IWGSC CS RefSeq v2.1, whole genome shotgun sequence DNA encodes these proteins:
- the LOC123182264 gene encoding 60S ribosomal protein L36-3 gives MAPSQPKSGLFVGINKGHVVTKRELPPRPSDRKGKGTKRVHFVRNLIREVAGFAPYEKRITELLKVGKDKRALKVAKRKLGTHKRAKKKREEMSSVLRKMRSAGTGTEKKK, from the exons ATGGCTCCGTCGCAGCCCAAGTCGGGCCTCTTCGTGGGCATCAACAAGGGCCACGTCGTCACCAAGCGCGAGCTGCCGCCACGCCCGTCCGACCGCAAGGGG AAAGGTACCAAGAGGGTGCATTTCGTCAGGAACTTGATCAGGGAGGTCGCTGGGTTTGCTCCGTATGAGAAGCGTATCACTGAGCTTCTCAAGGTTGGCAAGGACAAGCGTGCCCTGAAGGTGGCGAAGCGAAAGTTGGGTACCcacaagagggcgaagaagaagagagaggagaTGTCCAGTGTCCTCAGGAAGATGAG ATCTGCTGGAACTGGAACCGAGAAGAAGAAATAG